TCATGCTTAAAAAACGATGCTTGTAAGAATCGCGACCCAACGAAAACTGCGGCGGAAGCAATGCCGACTCTTCAGGAGTAAGAGAACTCAAACCTTGCTTAGAGACTTTGCCAGTCAACGAACGAGGCGCATTCAACGCCAGGGTCATAGCCCCTTCAGAAAGCAGCGGAAACTCAGCCTGACTGCGATAGTAGTCATAAGAGGGACTTCCCCAAGCAATGGCTTTAAGGAATTCTGGCTCCGTCAATGCGCCCTTGCGGTAGGAGTCTACGAGGTCCTGTTGAGTGTATGTAAAAAATTCCATTCCCACAGAGACCTTAAGGCCCTCAGCCCGTAAGGCTGTCATAATCGCCAGCTGTTGGTTCTGGTGTTCTTTAAATCCGTGGTTTTCTCCGATAATGACGATAGAACCTGGGGCAACAGAACTGACGGTTTCTTGCAAACGGACCGGCTGTTGGGTGTTTCCCCTCAAAATGCCACTAGTTTGGGCATGAGCACAGGCCGACAAAAGCACGGATACTAGAAAAAGGCTCCAAGAGTTCACGAATTCTCCCCTTAGACACGAAATTGTCTGTTGAAGTTTCCTTTTTCCTTTGATACCTTGACCCCCTTTGAAAAGGTATTGTCATTTTTTCCATATTACGCATGGCAGTACAAACTTGAAGTTTAAGGGGCACCGCAATGGCAAAAAAATCAGGAAGAATCATCATCACTCTTGAGTGCACAGAAGCTCGCGCTGAAGGCAAACCTGTTTCTCGTTACACTACGACTAAGAACAAAACTAAAACTCCTAGTCGTCTTGAGAAAAAGAAATACAATCCAAATCTAAAACGCCACACAGTTCACAGAGAAACTAAGTAATGATTCTTACGGATCAGCAGATTCTCCAACACATGGAAGCAGGCTCCATTAAAGTTGAGCCTTTCCGCAGAGAGTGCCTGGGAACGAACTCTTACGATGTTCATTTAGGCAGTACTCTAGCTGTGTACGAAGAAAAGACGCTGGACGCCAAGAAGCATAACAAGATTCGCACCTTTGAAATTCCTGAAGAGGGGTTTGTTCTCATGCCGGACACTCTCTATTTGGGCGTTACTTTAGAGTACACAGAGACTCTAAAACACGTCCCATTTTTAGAAGGAAAATCAAGCGTAGGTCGTCTCGGAATAGACATCCATGCCACAGCAGGCAAAGGCGATGTCGGTTTCTGCAATTATTGGACTCTGGAAATTTCGGTGAAACAGCCAGTGCGTGTTTATACTGGTATGCCGATTGGTCAGTTGATATACTTTGAAGTAAAGGGCGATATTTTGACGGCTTACAACGTCAAACCGTCGGCAAAGTATAACGACAAAAAACCAATTCCAGTAGAGTCAATGATGTGGAAAAACTCATTCTAAAGTCCCTCTTAGTATTAAGTCTCTTTTCATTAGCAGCGTGCTCAGGAGTCGAACCGGAAGAAGTTTCTGGTATCGACTCTAACACTAGAGTCTCCTCTACTTTTTCTGAATACAGCTCCGATAAAATTCAAGGCTCCGGAACCATTCGTTTCAGTGAACTATTGACTGTCTCTTCCAGTAAATCTATCGCCTTAAAGGCCTCGCTGGACACACTTTCGATGAGTTCGGTCGCGGTAGTTCTTTATTCTTCCAACAGCATCATTCCTTCAAATGATGGTATTGCAGTCACCTTCACCCGCTCCGGCGCCAGCGTGAATGCGCAAGTGAGCTTTAACGGCAACTCGGCCATGGTGAATAGCTCCAAGATGTCTTTTTATTTCCCAACTTCTATTGATGTGATCGTTGAAGTTCACAACGTGAATTCCAAAGCGCGAGTCTTTGTCTGGAGACGCAATATGGTGGAGTATGCTCCAGCCACGGCGGATGTAGATACAGACCGTTCGGGAGATTTAAATTCGTCCCTCCCCGTTCAACGAGGAGGCGGTTCGTTTACCGGTTTGATTATTCAGAACTCAACGGTGACGGCAGCACGTTTAGATTCACAGAAAGTTCTTGATTAGAACCTTCTGCCTTGGCCTTCTTCGCCGCCGCAGTCACCTGGTCGGCGATGTACCCTAAGATTTCAGAAAGCTGAACACGGTCGGCCCATACGTCCCAATTGTCGCGTTTGCCTCTCCAT
This region of Bdellovibrio sp. BCCA genomic DNA includes:
- a CDS encoding ChaN family lipoprotein, with the translated sequence MNSWSLFLVSVLLSACAHAQTSGILRGNTQQPVRLQETVSSVAPGSIVIIGENHGFKEHQNQQLAIMTALRAEGLKVSVGMEFFTYTQQDLVDSYRKGALTEPEFLKAIAWGSPSYDYYRSQAEFPLLSEGAMTLALNAPRSLTGKVSKQGLSSLTPEESALLPPQFSLGRDSYKHRFLSMMPHLPNPEAGERYFAAQSIWDDTMAWRATEFIAAHPDQVLVIVVGEFHVQYGGGLPDRIHARAPQVPVLTFSQVNTLDLTEEEIATEIAPSPVEGPRADFLWLAPAQSLGL
- the rpmG gene encoding 50S ribosomal protein L33; this encodes MAKKSGRIIITLECTEARAEGKPVSRYTTTKNKTKTPSRLEKKKYNPNLKRHTVHRETK
- the dcd gene encoding dCTP deaminase, giving the protein MILTDQQILQHMEAGSIKVEPFRRECLGTNSYDVHLGSTLAVYEEKTLDAKKHNKIRTFEIPEEGFVLMPDTLYLGVTLEYTETLKHVPFLEGKSSVGRLGIDIHATAGKGDVGFCNYWTLEISVKQPVRVYTGMPIGQLIYFEVKGDILTAYNVKPSAKYNDKKPIPVESMMWKNSF